One Oncorhynchus clarkii lewisi isolate Uvic-CL-2024 unplaced genomic scaffold, UVic_Ocla_1.0 unplaced_contig_566_pilon_pilon, whole genome shotgun sequence genomic window, gagagtggaggagagagaggaagggtaggCGGGTAGGAGGATgaggggaagaggtggaggagagagaggaagggtaggTGGGTAGGAGAATgaggggaagaggtggaggagagagaggaagggtaggTGGGTAGGAGAATgaggggaagaggtggaggagagagaggaagagtatgTGGGTAGGAGAATgaggggaagaggtggaggagtgggagggggtaagagagggagaaagaaaaagagggatggagagagtggaggagagagaggaagggtaggTGGGTAGGAGAATGAggggaagaggtgggaggagtgggaggagagagcggAGTGAGAGCCATAAAAAGCAAAAGAGAACAAGACCTAATCAAGAAATGAGGATGCAGGACATGCCGACAGGGTAAGAGATGAGAAGGAATGTGAGACCGACTATGATCTATATTTCATTGAAACACCAGTAGAGAACAAACAATTAATGGAAGAGCGACAGAAAAACTATTTCCAGTAAAACCTAGAACCAGTAAAACCTAGAACCAGTGAAACCAAGAACCAGTGAAACCAAGAACCAGTGAAACCAAGAACCAGTGAAACCAGTGGGACTAAAAACAACAAGATAACTGATGTAAAACATACAGTCTGTAAAGTGTTTCTAGGTTGAGAACTTTAGTGAAACAGCACAGTTCAAATATATggcaaacacaaagacagaaaccAGTGGAGTTCAGAAGCTTGTATTTATTTGCTGAAAAGGATGGAATAATATGATGAGAACCAATGAGAGTGTGGAATACAGAAAGATGCTGTTCTATAGGTCAGCTCCATTGGACATCATCTGCCATTGGTCAATTATTGTGCAACTTTGAATCGAGATAGAGATCACAATCTCCAATGACTTAGAAAGAGAATAACATAACTTTGTCTATTTCTCTGGTTTAAACATTTATAATAACATTTAAATCAACATCATCAAAACAAGTTAATCAAACTGCTGTATTCACCAAAAGCTAAGAACTGTAAAGTGATGGAAAATGATCTCACCAATCAATTTAACACAGACCAAAATCAGCTGAAAAAGCATCCAGTGTAAGACATTTGTATTATGAATTTATAGtcctgagagagtgtgtgtgtgtgtgtgtgtgtgtgtgtgtgtgtgtgtgtgtgtgtatatccacCTGTATGAGTGTATGTCAGaacgtgtgtttgtgtatgtgtgtgtacatgtgcatgtgtgtgtgttagtgtgtgaccgtgtctgtgtgttatgtgtttgagagtgtgtgtgtgtgtgtgtgtgtgtgttaatctaACAAACACTATTGCGCCTTTGGAACAATTTACAGATTCAGATTCAGATAAAACATCAGAATGGAGGTATCTTTACAAAATAAAAGCCACACTCCTTCACATGGCACATTTGCAGCATCCATCAATAAAACCCCTATTCAAAATATAACTTCTAACAAACACCCCATCGTCATTCGTACCAGCAACACAAGCACAGTTAAAAAGCATTGAGATCAATGAAACAGACAAGAATAAAAGTCTACCTCTAGTTTTTAGGTAACAAAGGCCTGTGTCATCAGGTAGTGGGTTGATTTGACGTAGAAATGGCAACCACGGACCAACGACCAGGACCCTAAAGCGAAAAGGCAAAAAACTACAACCAGCGCGCAAAGACACCCAACTTCCTCCATCGCTGTACGTAAacatgacatcacttcctgaattCATGACTTCCCTTCCTGAATTACCCCACCCCTCCCCTGTTATAGTTTACCTCATAAAATACATACAAGTGCAATCTACCTCCATTCATTGCGTTCTCCAAGCATGTATCGTATTCAGTAAACATATATGACCCCTGTAACATATGAGCTATTTAAAGTACATCCACACTGTCTGTCCGTCCTCGCCACATTCATCCCACATGTTTCCTTGTTCATTTAAATAAAgctacagagacaggacaggtcAAAGTGAAGGAGAATAAGAAGATCAGAATTAGAAGAACAGAGCCAAATGAAAAAAAAGGCAGGAAGAAGCCCTGTCACCAGAACCCCCCTGCCCCACCCACCCGCACCTTTCCCTCCCCATTTGGCCCCCGGTGGCCCCTCACACGGTGAGAGAGATGAAGCTGTTGTATCTCTGGATGTTCCTCTTTAGGATCTCCGAGCAGGGCCCCAGAACCCGTTCGAAGCGGGGCCGGTCCAGCTTCACACACTTCAGGGGTCCCCGGGCCACCACTGTGGCCGCCCGCGGCCTGTTCAGCAGCAGGGCGATCTCACCTGGAGGACAAGGTGgagtcagaggtcaggggtcattcTGATGACTTTCATGAGGGTCATTacttatgatgatgatgacataTACTGTTGGGGTCCCTATAAGGTTGTGTCCTTTCAGGTCCTTGTGTTTTATTCAGATCCTGGTGTGTGTTGAACAGGTTCCTAACAGTTCCTGGTGTGTGGTGAACAGGTTCCTAACAGTTCCTGGTGTGTGTTGAACAGGTTCATAACAGTTCCTGGTGTATGATGAACAGGTTCCTAACAGTTCCTGGTGTGTGGTGAACAGGTTCCTAACAGTTCCTGGTGTGTGTTGAACAGGTTCCTAACAGTTCCTGGTGTGTGTTGAACAGGTTCCTAACAGTTCCTGGTGTGTGTTGAACAGGTTCCTAACAGTTCCTGGTGTGTGTTGAACAGGTTCCTAACAGTTCCTGGTGTGTGGTGAACAGGTTCCTAACAGTTCCTGGTGTGTGTTGAACAGGTTCCTAACAGTTCCTGGTGTGTGGTGAACAGGTTCCTAACAGTTCCTGGTGTGTGGTGAACAGGTTCCTAACAGTTCCTGGTGTGTGTTGAACAGATTCCTAACAGTTCCTGGTGTGTGGTGAACAGGTTCCTAACAGTTCCTGGTGTGTGTTGAACAGATTCCTAACAGTTCCTGGTGTGTGTTGAACAGGGTCCGTAATGTAACATTAGCCTAAGAATGTGTGTGTAACGTTATCCACTCACCAAAGTAGTCGGATGGCCCCAGACGACCAACCTCGACGTACTCCTCATTGTCAGATCTACGCTGGAGAACAGAGGCtgtaccctagagagagagagagagagagagagagagagagagagagagagagagagagagagagagaaagagagagagaattttaaATCTAATTTATGCACATAAAGCATTCTGCAGACCCCATGTACAGACCTCATGAAAGAGAGAAtagggaggaaaagagacagagagaggggaataaagaaagagagagacagacagcagaagGATGAAAAGGGGAACAGACAGCAGAAGGATGAAAAGGGGAACAGACAGCAGAAGGATGAAAAGGGGAACAGACAGCAGAAGGATGAAGAGGGGAACAGACAGCAGAAGGATGAAAAGGGGAACAGACAGCAGAAGGATGAAAAGGGGAACAGACACCAGAAGGATGAAAAGGGGAACAGACAGCAGAAGGATGaaaagggaagggaggggagaggagggatgaggaaaCGAGAAAATAGGCATTATTTTGCAGAGGCTGAAAATCATCAGTGGGattagcctgagagagagagacattctttcctttacaaccCTGCAGGTGTACAGGATTTAGACCACTCTGATGTGGGACAACtgctgacagacatacagacacatggacacacaggcaCAGATACACCAACTgaccagagacagaccaactgacaactgaccagagtgacagaccaactgacaactgaccagagtgacagaccaactgaccagagagacagaccaactgaccagagagacagaccaactgacaattgaccagagagacagaccaactgacaattgaccagagagacagaccaactgacaactgaccagaaagacagaccaactgacaactgaccagagtgacagaccaactgacaactgaccagagtgacagaccaactgaccagagagacagaccaactgaccagagacagaccaactgacaactgaccagagtgacagaccaactgacaactgaccagagagacagaccaactgaccagagagacagaccaactgacaactgaccagagacagaccaactgacaactgaccagagtgacagaccaactgacaactgGCCAGAGTGACAGACcaactgaccagagagacagaccaactgaccagagacagaccaactgacaactgaccagagtgacagaccaactgacaactgaccagagagacagaccaactgaccagagagacagaccaactgacaactgaccagagacagaccaactgacaactgaccagtgacagaccaactgacaactgaccagagagacagaccaactgacaactgaccagagtgacagaccaactgacaactgaccagagtgacagaccaactgacaactgaccagagagacagaccaactgaccagagagacagaccaactgacaactgaccagagggacagaccaactgaccagagagacagaccaactgacaactgaccagagtgacagaccaactgacaactgaccagagagacagaccaactgacaattgaccagagagacagaccaactgacaactgaccagagagacagaccaactgaccagagagacagaccaactgacaactgaccagagagacagaccaacggACCACagtgacagaccaactgacaactgaccagagtgacagaccaactgacaactgaccagagagacagaccaactgacaattgaccagagagacagaccaactgacaattgaccagagtgacagaccaactgacaactgaccaaagagacagaccaactgacaattgaccagagtgacagaccaactgaccagagagacagaccaactgaccagagagacagaccaactgacaactgaccagagagacagaccaactgaccagagagacagaccaactgacaactgaccagagagacagaccaactgacaactgaccagagagacagaccaactgacaattgaccagagagacagaccaactgacaattgaccagagagacagaccaactgacaactgaccagaaagacagaccaactgacaactgaccagagtgacagaccaactgacaactgaccagagtgacagaccaactgaccagagagacagaccaactgaccagagagacagaccaactgacaactgaccagaaagacagaccaactgacaaccGAAAGCAtcagaaagaaaaataaagatacagacagacagaaagagagacagaagatagatggtacagacagacacacacacacaaagtcagacagagaaacatacttAGACTTGGTTGATGTTCATTTCCCTGACTCTTGGAGAGAGAAGTGTTCCTAAACTAAACCAGTGGTGCCGTTGTTGCTGATTCCACTGGTCTGAGTCTACAATGCCCTTTACATCACCATTCATTTACTCTCACAGTCATTACTGAGAGCATGGAAACGTGTGCACACCACACTAATGAATGCACGCAccgaagcacacacacaaacacaggcaagCAAACACACACTATCCAAGAGCTTTCCATCACTGTAGTCCCAAGCTGCTGGCACACAACCCAAGACAGAGCAATTACATGCACACAAAGACGCAagtctcacacacgcacgcacacacacacacattcccaggaaaagaaggagaggagTCCTCCACAAACAGCTGATGTCTGCTGGACAGCCTGACTGAACTCTGTGACCGACCAgaggcaagtgtgtgtgtgtgtgtgtgtgtgtgtgtgtgtgtgtgtgtcgggcgTCACTCCCAAATAGCACAATAGAGAAAAAATAGTTGAATGATTTATCAAGCAATCCGTACAGCAGCCCAAAGAAAGGTTAAAGTCAACTCTCACAGCTGTTGATAAacggtttgagtgtgtgtgtgtgtgtgtgtgcaactgtgTATGAGCGAGTGCGTGCCTGCTAAGATCATATATAAGAAGAGGCCTactgaatatacactgagtatgcaTATTGCCATGCcatgtgtatgtacagttgaagtcagaagtttacatacacttagattggagtcgtttctcaaccactccacacatttcttgttaacaaactatagttttggcaagacggttaggacatctactttgtgcatgacacaagtaatttttccaacaattgtttacagacagattatttcacttttaattcaaagcttggaaaattccagaaaatgtcatggctttagaagctcctgataggctaattgacgtcatttgagtcaattggaggttttcCTGTGGacatatttcaaggcctaccttcaaactcagtgcctctttgcttgacatcatgggaaaatcaaaagaaatgagccaagacctcagaaaaataattgtagacctccacaagtctggttcatcattgggagcaatttccaaacgcctgaaggtaccacattcatct contains:
- the LOC139402057 gene encoding cAMP-dependent protein kinase type I-beta regulatory subunit-like, with protein sequence LQGSTLRKRKMYEEFLSKVSILESLDKWERLTVADSLEPVQFEDGEKIVVQGDPGDDFFIITEGTASVLQRRSDNEEYVEVGRLGPSDYFGEIALLLNRPRAATVVARGPLKCVKLDRPRFERVLGPCSEILKRNIQRYNSFISLTV